In one Myotis daubentonii chromosome 1, mMyoDau2.1, whole genome shotgun sequence genomic region, the following are encoded:
- the ARHGAP5 gene encoding rho GTPase-activating protein 5 isoform X4, whose product MMAKNKEPRPPSYTISVVGLSGTEKDKGNCGVGKSCLCNRFVRSKADEYYPEHTSVLSTIDFGGRVVNNDHFLYWGDITLNGEDGVECKIHVIEQTEFIDDQTFLPHRSTNLQPYIKRAAASKLQSAEKLMYICTDQLGLEQDFEQKQMPEGKLNVDGFLLCIDVSQGCNRKFDDQLKFVNNLFVQLSKSKKPVIIAATKCDECVDHYLREVQAFASNKKNLLVVETSARLNVNIETCFTALVQMLDKTRGKPKIIPYLDAFKTQRQLVVTATDKFEKLVQTVRDYHATWKTVSNKLKNHPDYEEYINLEGTKKARNTFSKHIEQLKQEHIRKRREEYINTLPRAFNTLLPNLEEIEHLNWSEALKLMEKRADFQLCFVVLEKTPWDETDHIDKINDRRIPFDLLSTLEAEKVYQNHVQHLISEKRRVEMKEKFKKTLEKIQFISPGQPWEEVMCFVMEDEAFKYITEADSKEVYSRHQREIVEKAKEEFQEMLFEHSELFYDLDLNATPSSDKMSEIHTVLSEEPRYKALQKLAPDRESLLLKHIGFVYHPTKETCLSGQNCMDIKVEQLLASSLLQLDHGRLRLYHDSTNIDKVNLFILGKDGLAQELANEIRMQSTDDEYALDGKIYELDLRPVDANSPYFLSQLWTAAFKPHGCFCVFNSIESLNFIGEFIGKIRTEASQIRKDKYMANLPFTLILANQKDSISKNLPILRHQGQQLANKLQCPFVDVPVGAYPRKFNETQIKQALRGVLESIKHNLDVVSPVPTNKDVSEADLRIVMCAMCGDPFSVDLILSPFLDSHSCSAAQAGQNNSLMLDKIIGEKRRRIQITILSYHSSIGVRKDELVHGYILVYSAKRKASMGMLRAFLSEVQDTIPVQLVAVTDSQADFFENEAIKELMTEGEHIATEITAKFTALYSLSQYHRQTEVFTLFFSDVLEKKNMIENSYLSDNTRESTHQSEDVFLPSPRDFPYNYPDSDDDTEAPPPYSPIGDDVQLLPTPSDRSRYRLDLEGNEYPIHSTPNCHDHERNHKVPPPIKPKPVVPKTNVKKLDPNLLKTIEAGIGKNPRKQTSRVPLAHPEDMDPSDNYAEPIDTIFKQKGCSDEIYVVPDDSQNRIKIRNSFVNNTQGDEENGFSDRTSKSHGERRPSKYKYKSKTLFSKAKSYYRRTHSDASDDEAFTTSKTKRKGRHRGSEEDPLLSPVETWKGGIDNPAITSDQELDDKKMKKKIHKVKEDKKQKKKTKNFNPPTRRNWESNYFGMPLQDLVTAEKPIPLFVEKCVEFIEDTVLNKKPPQNWIPIFYLKKIKLTGQCGSQVVCTQKSDGFSSWSGHIPRLWI is encoded by the coding sequence ATGATGGCAAAAAACAAAGAGCCGCGCCCCCCATCCTATACTATCAGTGTAGTTGGACTCTCTGGGACTGAAAAAGACAAAGGTAACTGTGGAGTTGGAAAGTCTTGTTTGTGCAATAGATTTGTACGCTCAAAAGCAGATGAATATTATCCAGAGCATACTTCTGTGCTCAGCACCATTGACTTTGGAGGACGAGTAGTAAATAATGATCACTTtttgtattggggtgacataacACTAAATGGTGAAGATGGAGTAGAATgcaaaattcatgtcattgaacaAACAGAATTCATTGATGACCAGACTTTCTTGCCTCATCGGAGTACAAATTTACAACCGTATATAAAACGTGCAGCTGCTTCTAAATTGCAGTCAGCAGAAAAACTAATGTACATTTGCACTGATCAACTAGGCTTGGAGCAAGACTTTGAACAGAAGCAAATGCCTGAAGGGAAGCTCAATGTAGATGGATTTTTATTGTGCATCGATGTAAGTCAGGGATGTAATAGAAAGTTTGATGATCAACTTAAATTTGTGAATAACCTTTTTGTCCAACTATCAAAATCAAAAAAACCTGTAATAATAGCAGCAACTAAATGTGATGAATGCGTGGATCACTATCTTAGAGAAGTTCAGGCATTTGCTTCAAACAAAAAGAACCTTCTTGTAGTGGAAACATCAGCACGATTGAATGTCAACATTGAAACATGTTTCACTGCACTGGTACAAATGTTGGATAAAACTCGTGGCAAACCTAAAATTATTCCCTATCTGGATGCTTTTAAAACACAGAGACAACTTGTTGTCACAGCAACAGATAAGTTTGAAAAACTTGTGCAGACTGTGAGAGATTATCATGCAACTTGGAAAACTGttagtaataaattaaaaaatcatcctGATTATGAAGAATACATCAATTTAGAGGGAACAAAAAAGGCCCGAAATACTTTCTCAAAACATATAGAACAACTTAAACAGGAACAtataagaaaaaggagagaagaataTATAAATACCTTACCAAGAGCTTTTAACACTCTTTTGCCAAATCTAGAAGAGATTGAACATTTGAATTGGTCAGAAGCTTTGAAGTTAATGGAAAAGAGAGCAGATTTTCAGTTATGTTTTGTGGTGCTAGAAAAAACACCTTGGGATGAAACTGACCATATAGACAAAATTAATGATAGGCGAATCCCATTTGACCTCCTGAGCACTTTAGAAGCTGAAAAAGTCTATCAGAACCATGTACAACATCTAATATCAGAGAAAAGGAGGgtagaaatgaaggaaaaattcaAAAAGACTTTGGAAAAAATTCAGTTTATTTCACCTGGACAGCCATGGGAGGAAGTCATGTGCTTTGTTATGGAGGATGAAGCCTTCAAGTATATTACAGAGGCTGACAGCAAAGAGGTGTATAGTAGGCATCAGCGAGAAATAGTTGAAAAAGCCAAAGAAGAGTTTCAGGAAATGCTTTTTGAGCATTCGGAACTTTTTTATGATTTAGATCTTAATGCAACACCTAGTTCAGATAAAATGAGTGAAATTCATACAGTTTTGAGTGAAGAACCTAGATACAAAGCTTTACAGAAACTTGCACCTGATAGGGAGTCTCTTCTACTTAAGCATATAGGTTTTGTTTATCATCCTACTAAAGAAACATGTCTTAGTGGCCAAAATTGTATGGACATTAAAGTAGAGCAGTTACTTGCCAGTAGTCTTTTGCAGTTAGATCATGGTCGCTTAAGATTGTATCATGATAGTACCAATATAGATAAagttaacctttttattttaggGAAGGATGGCCTTGCCCAAGAACTAGCAAATGAGATAAGGATGCAATCCACTGATGATGAGTATGCCTTAGATGGAAAAATTTATGAACTTGATCTTCGACCAGTTGATGCCAATTCGCCTTACTTTTTAAGTCAGTTATGGACTGCCGCCTTTAAACCACATGGGTGCTTCTGTGTATTTAATTCCATCGAGTCACTGAATTTTATTGGGGAATTTATTGGAAAAATAAGAACTGAAGCTTCTCAGatcagaaaagataaatatatggCTAATCTTCCATTTACGTTAATTCTGGCTAATCAGAAAGATTCTATTAGTAAGAATCTACCAATTCTTAGGCATCAAGGGCAACAGTTGGCAAACAAGTTACAATGTCCTTTTGTAGATGTACCTGTGGGTGCATATCCTCGGAAGTTTAATGAAACCCAAATAAAACAAGCTCTAAGAGGAGTATTAGAATCAATTAAACACAATTTAGATGTGGTGAGCCCAGTACCCACCAATAAGGATGTATCCGAAGCTGACTTGAGAATTGTCATGTGTGCCATGTGTGGTGATCCATTTAGTGTGGATCTTATTCTTTCACCCTTCCTTGATTCTCATTCTTGCAGCGCTGCTCAAGCTGGACAGAATAATTCCCTAATGCTTGATAAAATCATTGGTGAAAAAAGGAGGCGAATACAGATCACAATATTATCATATCATTCCTCAATTGGAGTAAGGAAAGATGAACTTGTTCATGGATATATATTAGTTTATTCTGCCAAACGGAAAGCATCAATGGGAATGCTTCGAGCATTTCTATCAGAAGTTCAGGACACCATTCCTGTACAACTGGTGGCAGTTACTGACAGCCAAGcagatttttttgaaaatgagGCCATCAAGGAGTTAATGACTGAAGGAGAACACATTGCAACTGAGATCACTGCTAAATTTACAGCATTGTATTCTTTATCTCAGTATCATCGGCAAACTGAGGTCTTTACTCTGTTTTTCAGTGATGtcctagagaaaaaaaatatgatagaAAATTCCTATTTATCTGATAATACAAGAGAATCAACCCATCAAAGTGAGGATGTTTTTCTACCATCTCCCAGAGATTTTCCCTATAACTACCCTGATTCAGATGATGATACAGAAGCACCGCCTCCTTATAGTCCAATTGGGGATGATGTACAGTTGCTTCCAACACCTAGTGACCGTTCCAGATATAGATTAGATTTGGAAGGAAATGAATATCCTATTCATAGCACCCCCAACTGTCATGACCATGAACGCAACCATAAAGTGCCTCCACCTATTAAACCTAAACCAGTTGTACCTAAGACTAATGTGAAAAAACTGGATCCAAACCTCTTAAAAACAATAGAAGCTGGTATTGGTAAAAATCCAAGAAAACAGACTTCCCGGGTGCCTTTGGCACATCCTGAAGATATGGATCCTTCAGATAACTATGCGGAACCCATTGATACAATTTTCAAACAGAAGGGCTGTTCTGATGAGATATATGTTGTCCCAGATGATAGCCAGAATCGTATTAAAATTCGGAATTCATTTGTAAATAACACCCAAGGAGATGAAGAAAATGGATTTTCTGATAGAACCTCAAAAAGTCATGGGGAACGAAGGCCttcaaaatacaaatataaatctAAAACCCTGTTTAGTAAAGCCAAATCATACTATCGACGCACACATTCAGATGCAAGTGATGATGAGGCTTTCACTACttctaaaacaaaaagaaaaggaagacatcGTGGAAGTGAAGAAGATCCACTTCTTTCTCCTGTTGAAACTTGGAAAGGTGGTATTGATAATCCTGCAATCACTTCAGACCAGGAATTAGAtgataagaaaatgaagaagaaaatccACAAagtaaaagaagataaaaag